GTGATTCACCCGTAACGACCGGGGCCGGCGGGAAACCGCCGGCCCTTCTTTGTTCCTGACCTGTGCCATAAAGGCGCTGAACGGCCGGTCCGGAAGGACTCTTCCCTCCCCGTCATCCATGGGGGCGCGGACGGAATGGAAACAGGTCGAATCGTTGGTTGCAGCGCATAAAATAAGCTGACCTGTTTTCTTCGGTTTTCTTCACGACCGGATCATGACGAGCATCATCTTGAAGGACTTGACGGCCTGGAGCGCATGGGGCTCGCCGGCGGGCATGATGATCATTTCACCTGCCTTCAGCCGGTGCGGCCTGCCCGAAATGGAGATTTCCGCCTCGCCGTCCAGAACCAGAACCAAGGCATCGAAGGGCGCCGTGTGCTCGCTCAGACCCTGTCCTTCGTCGAAGGCAAACAGGGTGACCGTCCCGGTTTTCCGCCCCAGTACCTGCCGGCTCACCACGGAGCCCTCCTGGTAGGCCGCCAGGGCCGCTGTCTCAAGCACCCTGCCCCGGAGATCCGCCTCTTTCGCATCGATTCGTTCCATGGTTTTACCTCCATCAGGAGAAGGGGGCAGGCTTGAAATCCGCCCCTGGAATTATTTCAGGATTGCCGCCAGGTCCGCCTCCGCCGTTGTGATGGGCATGAGGCCGAAGTCCTTCACCAGGACATCCAGAACGCCCGGCGATACGAAGGCCGGCAGGGACGGCCCCAGGCGGATGTTCCGGATCCCCAGGTGGAGCAGCGTCAGCAGGATCGCCACGGCCTTCTGCTCGTACCAAGACAGGACCAGGGACAGGGGCAGTTCGTTCACCCCCACGCCGAAGGCCTCCGCCAGGGCCTGGGCGATCTTCACGGCCGAGTAGGCGTCGTTGCACTGGCCGACGTCGAGGAGCCGCGGGATCCCGCCGATGTCCCCCAGTTCGCGGTCGAAAAACCGGAACTTCCCGCAGGCCAGGGTGAGAATGACCGTGTCGGCCGGCGCCTTCTCGACGAACTCGGTGTAGTAGCTCCGCCCGGGCCGGGCACCGTCGCAGCCTCCCACGAGGAAGAAGTGCCGGATCTTCCCGGCCTTCACCGCTTCCACCACCGCGCCCGCCACGGAGAGGACCGCGTTCCTCCCGAACCCGACGGTGACGGACTTCTCCCCTGTCTCCTCCGTGAATCCCGGCAGGGACAGGGCCTTGTCGATCACCGCGGAAAAGGACTCCCGATCGAGATGCGGGATGCCCGGCCACCCGACGGCTCCGGTGGTGAAGATCCGGTCCGCGTATTCCTCCCGGGGCTTCTGGAGGCAGTTGGTCGTCATCAGGATCGCCCCGGGGAAGGCGGTGAATTCCCGGTGCTGGTTCTGCCAGGCCGTCCCGTAGTGGCCGTACAGGTGCGGATATTTTTTCAGGCCGGGATAGCCGTGGACCGGCAGCATCTCGCCGTGGGTGTACACGTCGATCCCCTTTCCCGCGCTCATGCGGAGGATCTGTTCGAGGTCCATCAGGTCGTGGCCGGAGACGAGAATGGCCTTCCCCGGCCTCGTTCCCAGGGGCACCTGCGTCGGCACCGGATGGCCGTAGGTCTCCGTGTGGGCCGCATCCAGGATCTCCATGGCCCGGAGGTTGATCGCACCGCATTTCAGGACGAGTCCCAGAAGATCCGGCACGCCGAGGCTTTCGTCGAGCGTCGACGCCAGACCCTCGTGGCAGAATCCGTAGACGGCCTCATCCTCCCGGCCCAGGATTCGGGCGTGGTCCGCATAGGCGGCAACGCCCTTGAGCCCGTACGTCAGGAGTTCCCGAAGAGAGCGAATGTTCAAATCGAGGCTGTCCGCCGTCGGGATGCCGACCTCCTCCCCCTGGCGGACGAGACCCTCCAGGGAATCCGCCGGGGCGAACGAGAAGGCCTTTCCCTCCGGTGGTGTGCCGCCCGCTCCAAGAATCTTCTCCCGGAGGGCGTCCCTTCTTTCCGCACATTCGCGAACCAGCGCGGCGATCCTCTCGGGATCGAAGTTGACGTTGGTCAGGGTCGCAAAGAGAGCCCGCACGGTAAACGGGCCGGCCCCGGAATCGACAAGTCCCATCCGTCGGGCCGCGAGCACGGTCCCGGAATATCCCTTCAGGGCATGAACCAGCAGGTCCTGCAGGACCGCCACCTCGGGAGGCTTTCCGCACACACCGCCTTTTTCACATCCCGTTCCTTTCGCCGTCTGCTCGCACTGAAAACAAAACATGGCATCCTCCTGTCCCGGCGCATCGGGGGCGCCGTCCGTTTTCGGAATACATAACCCGCTGCGCCGCGGCAGTCCTTGACTTAAATCAAGAGTTCTGCTCTTTTCCTCCCACGATCCCCATGAAAGGAGCCCCCGATGGAAACCGCCTCCTGGCTGACAGGACAGATCCGCGAATTCGCCCGGACAAGCCCGGACAACTCCCTCAGGAATCATGGCGGCGAGAGGGCCTGGCAGGAGCCGCTCGTGGGGTTCGCCGGCGGGGCCGATCCCCTCTTTGTCCGGCTGAAGGAGGACATCGGTGATTTTTACTGGACGCCCGGGGAGATCTTCAGCCTGACCTTCCCGGACCGGCCCTTTCTGCCGGAGGACCTGACCGTCGCCAGCTGGGTTCTTCCCCAGACGAAGGCGACAAAGGAAGACAACCGGCACCTCGACGAGCGCCCCTCGGAGCGCTGGGCCCGCTCCCGGAAGTTCGGCGAAGAGTTCAACGTACTGCTCGCCCGCCACGTCGTGGACCGGCTCCGGGAAAAGGGGATCGACGCCGTGGCCCCGTCTCTCGGCTCCCCCCTCTGGGGATGGCGGGAGTCGACCCGGTACGGGTTCTCCTCCACCTGGTCGGAACGGCATACCGCCCATGCAGCGGGCCTGGGCACCTTCGGCCTCTGCGACGGCCTCATCACGCCGGCGGGAAAGGCCATGCGCTGCGGCTCCGTCGTGGCGGCATTTCCGTCTTCTCCTCCGGCGCGGCCTTACCGCGATCATCATGCCTGGTGCCTCTTCTTCACCGATGGAACCTGCGGAAAGTGCATTCCCCGCTGCCCCGCCGGGGCCATCACGGAGCAGGGGCACGACAAGAGCCGATGCCGGGCCTTCCTGTTCGAAACGGTGGCACCTTACACGAAAGAGCGGTTCGGGTTCGAAAGCTATGGCTGCGGCCTCTGCCAGACGGGCGTTCCCTGTGAATCGCGCATTCCCTTGAAGGCATGAAAGCGCATCACACCATCGGCCTGCTCCGGAGCGGCCGGCCCGTTACCCTTGCCGCCCTGGGCGATTCCCTGACCCGGGGCTGGATGGTCCGCAGGGGATACCTCGACTACCTGGCGGAGATGCTCCGCCGGGAGTACCCGGCCTGCGATCTCCGGATCGTTAACGAGGGCCTCCCCGGCGATACGGCGGACTGCGGCCTGTACCGGCTCGAGACGGACATCCTGGACGTGAAGCCGCACTGCGTCCTCGTCCAGTACGCCATCAACGACGCCTCCCTGGGCTTCACGACGGGCCAGTTCAAGCGGACCATCCGGGGCATCGTCGAGAAGATCCGCCGCGCTGGAGAGGCAGAGATCGTTCTTGTCACGTCCAGTTTCATCGGCGACAACCGTGAGAACGGCATCGTGGAAGAGTATTACGGAGTTCTCGCGGACCTCGGAGCGGAGGAGGGACTGCCCGTCGCCCGAGTGCACGAACACTGGAAGCGGAAGGTCGCCGAGGGGGTGGACTGGCGCTCCCTTGTCCAGTTCGACTTCGTCCACCCCACCATGGAGGGTTACCGGTACATGGCCGAGGCCGTCATGGAGATTTTCCGGGAGGATCACGCGGAGGGACTGCAGGAAGCCCCACAGCGCTGATGGAATCACGGCGGCGGCGCGGTCTGCGGGCGGCGCCGAACAGCGGATGAATTCAAAGGAGAAGCAGATGCCCGTAACAGACTTGATCTCGACGCCCGAGGACCGGCGGATCCTGCGACGAATTCTTACAGCCGGCCGGCATGGAGCCGGGAGCGCCGATGGAGGGGAGCTGACCGCCCGCCTGGGCCTCCTGTTCCTGGGCGCACCTTATGAAGCGTCCACCCTTGAAGGAGGGAAGGGCTCCCGCGAACCGCTCGTGATCAACCTGCAGGCCTTCGACTGCTTCACCTTCGTGGAGTCCGTGACCGCCCTCGCCCTGACGATCCTCGTCGGCAAAACGTCGTTCGAGGCCTTCGCCGAAAATCTGGAGCGCCTGCGTTACCGCCGGGGAATCCGCGGGGACTATGCATCCCGCCTCCATTACTTCACCGACTGGCTCGGCGACAACCGGCGGCTGGGCATCCTTCGCGACGTGACCCGGGAGCTGGGCGGGCGTCCCCTTCCGAAACCGATCCGCTACATGTCGGACCATTCCGGATCCTACCCGCCCCTGGCCGACGGGACATTGCTGAACGCGGTGCGCCGGGCCGAACGCAATCTCTCGAGGCGGTGCCGGTATTTTCTTCCGAGGGACGTCATCGAAGAAGCGGAACCGCTGATCCGGGAGGGAGACCTGATCGGCGTCACCACCGCCGCAGAGGGCCTCGACGTCGTCCACGCCGGCCTGGCCGTCCGGAGGAGCGACCGCCTTCACCTGCTCCACGCATCCCGGCCCGGGGGTGGGGTTGTAATTACGGGAGAACGCCTGCACCGCTACGTCGCCGGACGCGGGGACGCCACCGGTATCGTCGCGGGCCGGCTGAGACCGGCGCAGCAATAGACTCCGGCATCCCGGGTCTCGACGGGCCGGCCGGTTTGCCACGGGACGGGATATCGAGAAAGCGGAAGATGTTTTTTTTACATGAACCTGCCGATGGGGAGAGAGGAAGACCGCGTTCCATCAGGCCTGAAATCGGGGAAAACGGTTTCAGGTCCGATGGAACGTGAATGTTTCGGTGGAAACGGACGCTGCCCGGACCTTCAGTCCGCAGCTCCCGACTCCGGCGTTGCGGACTCTGCGGCGGCGTACATGCCCCGTTTCACTTTCCGGACCTTGCCCCGTTTCTCGGCCGCGTAAATGACGCCCCAGATCTGCTGTTCCGAGAGGCCCGTACTGGCCTTCAGGTCCGACGTGGTGACTCCGGAGGGGTTTTCCCGGATCAACTCCAGAACCCGGTCCGTGTTGGAGGATCCCTGAATCCTGCGGCCTCCCGCCCGTCTGTTTCGCATCGCCGTTTTGTCTGACTTTTTCTCTTTCCCTGCCTTTTTCGCCCTGACTCCCTTCCCGGCTTTTATGGCCTTTTTCGGTGTCCGGCCTTTTCTTCTCCTGGGCTCCTCGCGCACTTCCTGCGCCACCGACAGAATCAGGCTCTGGATCTTGTCGAAGTACGTCTCGACAAACGCCTGGCTGCCTTCTATTTCGATTTCCATGGAAGACGGATTGAACTTGATACGGTAGTTTCCGCCCATACTTACGCCTCCTTTTCATAGTAGTTCATTGTATGTTTTGTGGGAGAGTAAATAACGGATTGAGTTTTGTCAAGATAAATATCTGCTGATATTGAACGTTTATAAAACTCAATGGCAATATCGAGATTTCATCGGCAACTCACAGGCGTCATATCAATCTCGCATATCCCGTCGGATCAGCGAAACGAATCCTCCGGTTACAGAAGCAATGGTCGAGCAGAGGATTTATAGTCCGATGCATCCGTGCATCATGGAACTCAACACAGCCATGCGGATTTCCTTGACAGAAGAACCATGGAGAAGTCAAGAATGCGTCCAGCATCCGGCAGCTCAACCGGATGCATTCTTGCGAGGGGTGGGGTTCATGAATCGAAAGGAATCTTTTTCCGAGCAGTTTCTCCTCGGCGGCTCTCCGCAGCATGACGGGTCTTCCCTGTCGTCGGTCCTGCGTACGGACCGTCATGCGGAGGGCTGGAACGGAATCCCTCACGGCGGCTTTGCCATGGGTGTCTTCGTCGAGCTGGCGCTCCGGGCCATGGGAGAATCGTCGTCTTCATTCCCGGACCCCTGGACGGCCGATTTCCGGCTTGGGGGAGCGAGCCTGCGTCGCGGAGACCGGGCCGACGTGAAGGTCGAAGCCACGGAGAGGGGTGCGGAGGGCGCCATCACCGTTCCGTCGTCGGATGATCCCTATATGACGGCGGTTTTCCTCCGCGGCGAGACCGACCAGGAGTCCCTGGCGGCATTCCGTTCCCTTCTCCCATCCTCCCTTCCCGATCATGAACGGGACGGCATCCCCCTCCCCTTCTATCGGGAATGCCTGGTCTGCGGCACGGAAAGGGAAGTCCCCGGCCTCAAGCGGCGACTCTTTCTGGCACCTCCCCCTGCGCGGAAAACCGTCTTCACCCGGGCCGGCTTCGATGAGCGGGACAGAGAGAGTTTCGATCGATTTCAGAAGGATGGAATCACTCACCCGGTCGCCCCCCTGGCTCTCCTGGATGAAATCCTGGGCTGGGGCGGTTTCATGCTGGCGGGCCAGGGAGGCGTCACGGTCCGGATCCGTTTCACGTTCCTTCGCCGGATCCTCGCCGGTGAAAAACTGATCTTTCTGGGCCGGGGCGACCGCGTGCGGGGCACATCCCCCTCGCGCATGCTCTTTTGGGCATCCGGCGGTGCAGCAGCCGTCCATCCCGACGGCGGTCTGGAGCCGGTGGCGACGGCCGCAGGCCAGTTCATGGTCGTCCCGGAATTGACAGAGCAGATGAAAACGACACTCCTCCCCCGCGAATGGACGGACCGGGCCTTCCGCCTTGCCGGCCCCGGGAAATAAAGCGGACCTATTTTCCGGGACGTTCAAAAATGGCTGGATGCAAGGCGCCCGCAGGCTTGAGCCGTGAGTCGTACACATACGTACTTCGAGCGGCGAAAGACAAGGGCAACGAAGCAGACGGCCGTTTTTCAGCAGCCCGCCTTCCTCTTCTTCACCCCAAGGGCCGTTCAAAAACGTCCGGATGCAAGGCGCCTGAAATCCCGAGCCATGAGTCGTACTTTTTCGTACGTCGAATGGCAAGGGATGAGGGCAACGAAGCAGACGGGCGTTTTTCAACGGCCCGCCTTCTCTATTTTGTCGAAGTGGTGCAAATCCGCATATGCGCTGAACTGGCCGCCCCAGCGCCAGCCCCGTTCCAGGAAGGCCCGGACGACGGGGTGGCCTTCCGACAGCGTGCCCGGCACCTCCGGACGCCAGGATGCGCCGGGAGGGGTGATCCGGCCGTCGCGGTAGAGCACGGGGTTCAGGAAAGGGTTGATGTCGACGGCCCGGCCGAAGGCGTGATTGGAAAGGCGGTCCGTCCCCTCGACGACGCGGTAATTGAAGGCGGAGGAGTTGTTGTCCGCCATGGAGGCGTCGTCGGACCAGCCGTAGCGGACAACGGGCACGACACGCGCGACGGGAAAGCGAAGCGTCTGCATGAGCCGGAAGATATACAGCACCTCCGCCTCCAGGGTCTCGTGGACGACCAACTGGCCCCGATGATCCCGGCCGTCCAGGCCGAGGTACTCCACCTCCAGCAGGCGAAGGCTGCGCAGCACCTCCTCCGGCGCGGCCGTCCCCGCCACGGCCTCGCCAAACGTCATGGCGCTGTCCGCGATCACGCCCGCCGGCCCGCTCCCTGCCCTCATCACTCCTCCTTCAGGCATTTCCCGGCGCAGGAAACCCCCGACAGGGAATGCTCCCGGAAGGAATCCAGGACCTTCTCCACGGCCCCGGCATCGGCCGATACGTCGCGATAGATCTCCCGGATCAGGGCCTCGTTCATCCGCAGGAAGTCCGTCTCCCTGGCTGTAATGATGGTCCCCGCCATTTCCACGGTTCCCGGGCTCACGAGGATCTGTTCCTCGCCTTCCCGGAAATAGGCCTCCGGCCGGCCCTGCCGCCGGGGAAACAGAAACAGGGTCCAGCGGCCGTCGCGGAAGCGGCCGAGCAGGTTCATCATGGGCTTTCCTGGCGCCGGGGGGACGCGCTCCAGGGCGTCGACGACCTCGGTGAGCATCCGGGAAAGCGGCTCCTCGCGGGCGCCCTCCAGCGTCAGGAGCGTCCTGCCGGCGTGGGCTCCGAAAGACAGGAGGATCCCCTCCCGCTCGTGCACCGGTTTCAGGTTCCAGACAGCCGGTGAGTCCTTCTCCACGGGCAGCGCCCCCGACGGGACGGCCTGGAGGTGCAGATGGTCCGGAGCGGAGGCACCCGACAGCGGCCCATTGAAGAACACGGACCACACCGGGGAGAGCCTCCGGGCGAGGCCCGGCAGGACGCCGAGGATCGCCCGGACGTCCTGGAGGCGGTGTTCCCGGTGCACCACGGTCAGGTGGCGGGGAAAAATCGGGTAGGGGTTGCAGAGGATCCACCATTCGTCGAGGTACAGGATGCTCTCCTGCTCCCGCGGCCGGTTCTCCGGACAGAGGAAGCAGGGCCGCCGGGCCACGGCGGCCGGATCCGTATCCGCGTTCGTGCTGTTGATCCGGCCGGGATTGAAGACGACATTCACCGTTCCGCCGTCCAGCCCGAATGCCCGTTCCCAGACGCTCGCCAGGGCCACGCTGTTCTCCGCCAGGAGCGGCCAGGTCATCATCTGCCCGGCGTGGAGGCGGAGGCACAGGTCGGGAAGGGATTCCCCGCCTCCATCCCCGGGGTAGGCCATCGTCTCGTTCGCATCGTCCATTCGTTCCATCAATGCTATTCCTTTCGCCTTTCCATGGTCCGACGGTTCTTCCGCCGGCGGGCCGTTATTTCGAGGGTCCGGAGCCTGTCCTTGTAGGCGTCGTTCCGGTTCGCCGCCTCCACGGAAAGGGCGGCGTCGGTGTTGCCGCCCCACCGCCGGCACAGGTAGAGGGATTCGTAGATCCGCCCGATCCGGTAATCCCGGGAGATCCGCAGGGCCACGGCGTAGTCCTCCCCGTAACCCACGTCGGGAAAGCCGAAGCGCCGGAGCACAGCCGTGTCGAAGGCCCGGGGCGCCCCCAGGCCGTTGATCCGGAGGGCGTTGTTCCGGCCGTTGCCGGGCGTCCATTCCCTGTGATCGATGAGTCCCGGAGGGATTTCCTCGAGCCGCTCGTTCACGAGCCGGTAGGAGCCGACGACCATGGCGTATGGGCCCTCCCGGAGGAGGTCCACGATCCGCTGCAGCGCGTCCGTCCCTTCGTAGAGGTCGTCCGAGTCGAGCTGGACGGCGTAGCGCCCGCAGAAGGGAGAGCGGACCGCCTCGTTCCAGCAGCCGCCGATGTTCAGATCCGTCCGCGCCGGGACGATGTGCCGGAGCACCGGGTTCCGCCGCGCCAGGCCCGCCAGAACCTCCGTCGTGCCGTCGGTGGAGTGGTTGTCCACGACCAGGACGTTGAAGGGAAAGTCCGCCTTCTGGCCCAGGGCGCTGTCGGCGGCCTCCGCCACCGTCCCTTTCCGGTTCTTCACCGGGATGATCACGCTGGCCAAGACCGGAAAGACCTCCCGGGACCGGGGAACCGGACGGAAGACCGGCGGGAGGTACGCCCCGAGCCGCTTCAGGTGGGCCGTCGCCGCCGCTTCGAATTCCAGCTGGGCCTCCCGGTTCCGCGGATCGACATACTCGAAGTGCCGCTCCGCCGCCGTTCCGGTCTCTATTGACGGCATCCCGGCCGCCGTCCGGGAAAAAAGAGCGCGGTCCAGACGGCGGAGCCCGTGGTCCAGGGACAGCTTCAGCCGGAGATCGTAGAAGCCGGCGGCCCGGAAGTCCGGGACGGAGCCGTATTTCCCGAGAACGGACCGGCAGGCGGCCATGGACAGCAGAACGGCCGGCCCGAAGTCGAAACCCTCCCGAATGCTCCCCCGCCGGCAGGCGATAACCGGATGATCCACCCATCCGCCGGGGCCGGACTCCCGGTAGCCGCCGTAGGCCATCCCCGTCCCGACCCGCCGCAGGGCCTTCCGCAGCGCCGAGAGGCTCCCGGAGAGCGGCAGGACCACCGAATCCGGATCGAGGACCGCCAGGGCCTCCTCCGTCCGGACCGCCTCGGGGATCCGGTTCCAGGTCCCGCCGGCATGGAGGGATTCGACCCGCAGGGAATCGACGCCCGGCCGTTTGAGCGGCGGGCTGTTTCCTCCGTTGAAGACGAGAATCCGCACCACCTCCGGTTCGGCGGAAAAGGCATCGATCATCCGGGCGGATGATTCCCGGCTCCCCTGCGGCAGAATGACGGTGATTCCGTTCATGATCCCGATGCTCCCGTGCTGCGATCCCGGGCCTCCTTCAGCGGCCTCCGAAAACCGGGTGGCGGGCCGCGGCGAAGGACACGATGCGGCTCCCCAGGGCGCCGTAGGAGTATCCCGCGGCCTCGGCGGAGCAGGCCACGCTGGCGTCGGCACTGATGTCGGCGTTGGGATTCACGTCCAGGACGTAAAAGACGCCGTCCCGGAGGCGCAGGTCGATCCGGGCATAGTCCCGGCATCCCGTCGCCCGGTAGGCCTCCCGGGAAACCGCCGCCAGGGTCTCCCGCTCCGCCGGTTCGAGGGGCGCCGGGAGCAGGGTCCGGATGGCCGTATAATGGAAGGATCCGGGGACGAACTTGGCCTCGAAGGTGCAGAGGCGGTCCTGAAGGCGGCCGATGTCCGAGTAGTCCATCTCCACGGCGGGGAGCATCTCCACGGGGCCGTTGCCCCACAGGACGGCCCGGAACTCGCGGCCGTCGATGAACTCCTCCACCAGGGCCGGCTGGCGCCAGGTCGAAACGACGAAGTCCACCCGGTCCAGCAGCTCCCTCTCGGTCATGACGACGGCCTCGGCGGTGATCCCGGCGCTGCAGTGCTCGCGGAGGGCCTTCACGATGGCCGGGAATCGCCTCCAGCGTCCCCGCTCCGGCACCGCGAACAGGGCGCCCTCGGGAACGGGGACGCCGCGCTCCCCCAGGAGGTTCCGGACGCGGCCCTTGTCTTCGCAGAACGCCAGGGCCTCCGGCGCCGCGCCGGTGTAAACGAAGCCCGCCCCGCCGATCCGCCGGGCCGCCTCGGCCTCGCTCCGTTCGATTCCGGGAATGGCCTCGCACCAGTTGAAGACGATCCACCCGGCCGGGTCCAGGTTCGACAGGGCATTAAAATCTTTCTCACCCCGGACGGAAACCTCCCGGACCCGGTGGCCTTCGCCTTCCAGGGCGGCAGCGAGCCTCCGGGTCTCCCGGAGGACCTCCTCCTGCGCGCCGGCGTCCCAGGATTCGTCGAGGTTGTAGACCAGAAGCACCGGCTCAGGCGACAACATGAATCCCCCTTTCCGCCAGCGCCTCCCGGCACCGTGAGAGCAGGTCCTCCAGGCGGGGAAAACCGCCGTGCCGGCGGGCCGCCTCGGCAAGGTTCAGGAAGCCCCGGGGGATATGGTCCAGGAACTCCCGCTTCCCCTTCCGGAGCCCCAGGAATCCATAGGCCCCCATGGCCTGGAGGAGCCGCTGGACCGAGGCCTCCCGGAAGCGGGACGCATCGTCCCCGGCAATCTCCGGCAGCCCGCCGAGCCCGGCGTACCAGAACAGCATCTCCATTCGCTCATCCTCGGCCAGCGGCACGTAGGGATCGTACAGGAGCGATCCGAGGTCGTAGAGGGGATTCCCGAGGCGCATCCCCTGGAAGTCGATCAGAACCGGCTCTCCCCGGAGGATCATGACGTTCTTCGACTGGAAGTCCCGGTGGACGAGGCAGGGCGGGACCGCAAGCAGCCGCTCCGCCAGGGCCGACAGCTCCTTCTCCAGGGCCTCCCACTCCCGGCCGCCCGGCCGGATTCCGCAGACGGCGTAAACGAACGATTCGAGAAAATACTCCCGCTCCCAGCGGTACAGGTCCGGCCCGAACGAGGCCATCAGGCCCAGCTCTCCCGCGGCTTCCTCCGGCCGGGGATACCCGTGGAGATGGTGCGCCGCCTCCAGAACCTTCCCGTAGAGGGCGCGGCGGACCTCCCAGGGGGCGTCCCGGAACGACCAGAGATCGGCGTCGCCGGCATCCTCCAGGAGGACGAAACCGCGCTTGGGATCCTCGGCGAGAATTTGCGGCACGGGGACGCCGATTCCCAGGAGGAACCGGGCCGTCGCCGTAAAAATCGTGTTTTCCCGGCCCTCCGGTCCGTACTGCATCATGACCGTCGACGATCCACCGGGTCCCGCCACCCGGTGGAAGGACCGGTCCGACCCTCCGCCCGCCAGGAGCGTCAGTTCAACCGTCTCCTCCGCTTTCAGGGACAGGACCTCTCGCAGCCAGGATGCCGCTTCTTGAGAAAACATCGTCATCGTCTAAGAAAACCTTCCATTCCCGGGCAAACGGAACGAAGGGCCGTTCGCCTCGCCGCGCTGTGCGCTATTTGCGGAACGCCCCGGAACCCCGGGAGGCAAACTCCTCATCCAGCCGATTGTAGGCCTCGACCGTGCCGATGTCGTGCCATGACCCCTCATCAATGATCACCGAGCCGACGGATCCCGGCTGCCGACGGATCATCTCCACGAAAACGGGGACCACCGACTCGATCCGCCCCGGCTCCAGGCGATCGAGGAAGGCCCGCTCCACCGCGTAGATCCCGGTAAACAGGCACTGCCGCGTCCCGGGATTTCCCAGGATCCCCCGCATGTCGCAGATCCGCCCCTCCCCGTCGACGCTGACGTTCCGGAGGCCGCCGGAACTGCGGAGTGCCAGCATCGCCTCCGGCCGGCTCCGGAAATGGGCCGTGAGGAGCCTCTCCAGGGGAAGGTCGCTCACGACGTCCCCGTTGTACACCAGGATCGTTTCGTCGTCGCTGTCCAGGAGAACCTCGATGTTCTTCAGCCCCCCGGCGGTGTCCAGGAGCACCGGTTCGTGGCGGAACAGAACGGGAAGGCCCCGCCAGGTCCCGTCCGGGAAGGCGCGGGCGTATGCCTCCGCCCGGTGGTGGGTGTTGACGATGAACCGCTCGACGCCGGCCGCCCGGAGGTGCTCCATGGCGTACGTGATGATCGGCCTTCCGCCCAGGGGAAGAAGGGGTTTCGGGCATTCCTCCGTCAGGGGCCGGAGGCGCATCCCCAGCCCGGCGCCCAGGATGAATGCGGTTCTAACGGATGGCTGTTCAGTCATAAAGCCTCGTCAGGGACGTCCCCGGGAAATAGCGGGCCAGGATCTCCTCCGCCCGGTCGCCCCGCCAAGCCAAGGCGGCGGCCCCGATCTGGCAGAATCCGACCCCGTGGCCCCAGCCCGCTCCATGGATGATGAAACGCTCGGGCGGACCGGACGGCGGGCCTTCCGTTTCCACGATAAACGCGCTACTGTAGAGGTGGCTCCGGGAGAGCCAGCGGCGGATCTCCAGCTCCTTGCCCACGACGACGGTCCGCCGGGAACCCTCGACGCGCAGGCGGACGATCCGCCCCGACGGCCCCCGCTCGAGAGGCACGAGATCCAGGAGGTCCCCGAAACCCAGTCCCGATTTTTCCTCCAGGATCGCCTGCAGTTCCTCCCGTCCGTACTCCACCTTCCAGCGGAAAAAGTCCGGCGTCTCGCGGTCGAAGTCGGGAAGGACGGTCTTCAGGATGTCCGGATCGCGGACCCGGCAGCAGGCCTCCGGCTCCGAGCGGATCCAGCGCTCCGCCTCCTCCTCGTTCGAGACGACCGGGAAAGAAGCCGGTCCGTCCGCCACCGAAACGAGGTAGGGGACATGGACATCCTCCCAGGCGCTCTGGAAACGCTCCGTCCGGCCGCCGCAGCACTTGGAATAGCGGGCGTCGCAGACCTCGCCC
Above is a window of Syntrophaceae bacterium DNA encoding:
- a CDS encoding glycosyltransferase family 2 protein, whose amino-acid sequence is MNGITVILPQGSRESSARMIDAFSAEPEVVRILVFNGGNSPPLKRPGVDSLRVESLHAGGTWNRIPEAVRTEEALAVLDPDSVVLPLSGSLSALRKALRRVGTGMAYGGYRESGPGGWVDHPVIACRRGSIREGFDFGPAVLLSMAACRSVLGKYGSVPDFRAAGFYDLRLKLSLDHGLRRLDRALFSRTAAGMPSIETGTAAERHFEYVDPRNREAQLEFEAAATAHLKRLGAYLPPVFRPVPRSREVFPVLASVIIPVKNRKGTVAEAADSALGQKADFPFNVLVVDNHSTDGTTEVLAGLARRNPVLRHIVPARTDLNIGGCWNEAVRSPFCGRYAVQLDSDDLYEGTDALQRIVDLLREGPYAMVVGSYRLVNERLEEIPPGLIDHREWTPGNGRNNALRINGLGAPRAFDTAVLRRFGFPDVGYGEDYAVALRISRDYRIGRIYESLYLCRRWGGNTDAALSVEAANRNDAYKDRLRTLEITARRRKNRRTMERRKE
- a CDS encoding phosphotransferase; its protein translation is MFSQEAASWLREVLSLKAEETVELTLLAGGGSDRSFHRVAGPGGSSTVMMQYGPEGRENTIFTATARFLLGIGVPVPQILAEDPKRGFVLLEDAGDADLWSFRDAPWEVRRALYGKVLEAAHHLHGYPRPEEAAGELGLMASFGPDLYRWEREYFLESFVYAVCGIRPGGREWEALEKELSALAERLLAVPPCLVHRDFQSKNVMILRGEPVLIDFQGMRLGNPLYDLGSLLYDPYVPLAEDERMEMLFWYAGLGGLPEIAGDDASRFREASVQRLLQAMGAYGFLGLRKGKREFLDHIPRGFLNLAEAARRHGGFPRLEDLLSRCREALAERGIHVVA
- a CDS encoding nucleotidyltransferase family protein; protein product: MTEQPSVRTAFILGAGLGMRLRPLTEECPKPLLPLGGRPIITYAMEHLRAAGVERFIVNTHHRAEAYARAFPDGTWRGLPVLFRHEPVLLDTAGGLKNIEVLLDSDDETILVYNGDVVSDLPLERLLTAHFRSRPEAMLALRSSGGLRNVSVDGEGRICDMRGILGNPGTRQCLFTGIYAVERAFLDRLEPGRIESVVPVFVEMIRRQPGSVGSVIIDEGSWHDIGTVEAYNRLDEEFASRGSGAFRK